A single region of the Syntrophotaleaceae bacterium genome encodes:
- the flhA gene encoding flagellar biosynthesis protein FlhA, translating into MLANVLPNNWRESLLRSDVMVAVGLVAILLVMIIPLPSFLLDICLSLNITLSLLILIISLYTLRALDFAIFPALLLATTLFRLSLNVASTRLILLNGNEGPGAAGSVIQSFGQFVVGGNYVVGIVIFVILVVINFMVITKGAGRVAEVAARFTLDAMPGKQMAIDADLNAGLINDEEARQRRQEIASESNFYGAMDGASKFVKGDAIAGIIITLINIGAGFVIGVMQQGMPAVEAAQTYTILTVGDGLVGQIPALIISTAAGILVTRTSGAKDFGAELKSQFTVHPRALWVVSGILFGFALIPGLPTLPFLVLAAALGFIAYKVQKAQKDEQQIADAAAKVPDELVPREEKYEEMLNVDLLELEVGYGLIPLVDAAQNGELLSRIRSIRKQFALDMGFIVPPVHIKDNLQLKPNEYSILLKGIAIAGGEILPGHYLAMNPGLATEPLKGIVTTEPAFGLPATWISEDKKERAQIAGYTVVDGTTVITTHISEIIKRHAHELIGRQEVQNLLNNFGKTYPKLVEELTPNILSLGMIMRVLQNLLREQVSIRDLRSILETLADWGPSTSDPELLTEQVRQALARSISGRYAVDDQLLPLLTLDHTLEEKILDSLHRTKEGSYLALDPATAQAFLEKLSEAMQKMDGGTNPVLLCSPTIRPHVKRLTERYLSNLAVLSHNEIAPHLKVRSIGTVSIDAR; encoded by the coding sequence ATGTTAGCAAACGTCCTACCCAACAACTGGAGAGAGAGTCTGCTGCGCAGCGATGTCATGGTCGCGGTGGGGTTGGTGGCCATCCTGCTGGTGATGATCATCCCCCTGCCCTCGTTCCTGCTCGACATCTGCCTCTCCCTGAACATCACCTTATCTCTGCTGATCCTGATCATCTCGCTCTACACCCTGCGGGCCCTCGATTTTGCCATTTTTCCGGCTTTGCTGCTGGCGACGACCCTGTTCCGCCTCTCACTCAACGTGGCGTCCACCCGCCTGATCCTGCTTAACGGCAACGAGGGGCCTGGTGCGGCCGGTTCGGTGATCCAATCCTTCGGCCAATTCGTGGTCGGCGGCAACTACGTGGTGGGGATCGTCATTTTCGTCATTCTGGTGGTCATCAACTTCATGGTCATCACCAAGGGCGCCGGCCGGGTGGCAGAGGTCGCGGCCCGTTTCACCCTGGATGCCATGCCCGGCAAGCAGATGGCCATCGATGCCGACCTGAACGCCGGCCTGATCAATGACGAGGAAGCCCGTCAACGCCGCCAGGAGATCGCCTCCGAATCCAACTTCTATGGCGCCATGGACGGTGCCAGCAAGTTCGTCAAGGGGGATGCCATCGCCGGCATCATCATCACCTTGATCAACATCGGCGCCGGCTTTGTCATCGGCGTCATGCAGCAGGGAATGCCGGCCGTCGAAGCCGCTCAGACCTATACCATACTGACTGTCGGAGACGGTCTGGTGGGTCAGATTCCGGCGCTCATCATCTCCACCGCCGCCGGTATTCTGGTTACCCGTACCTCCGGGGCCAAGGATTTCGGTGCCGAACTCAAGTCCCAGTTTACCGTGCACCCCCGGGCCCTCTGGGTGGTGTCCGGCATCCTGTTCGGGTTCGCCCTGATTCCGGGCTTGCCCACCCTGCCCTTTTTGGTCCTCGCCGCCGCTCTTGGTTTTATCGCCTATAAAGTGCAGAAAGCCCAGAAGGACGAGCAGCAAATTGCGGATGCCGCCGCCAAGGTCCCGGATGAACTGGTCCCACGGGAAGAAAAGTACGAGGAGATGCTCAATGTCGACCTCCTCGAACTGGAGGTCGGCTATGGACTGATCCCCCTGGTGGACGCCGCCCAGAACGGAGAACTGCTGTCCCGGATCCGCTCGATCCGCAAGCAGTTCGCCCTCGACATGGGTTTTATCGTGCCGCCGGTGCACATCAAGGACAACCTGCAGCTCAAACCGAACGAATATTCTATTCTCCTCAAGGGGATCGCCATCGCCGGCGGAGAAATTCTCCCCGGCCACTACCTGGCCATGAACCCCGGTCTGGCCACCGAACCCCTGAAAGGGATCGTCACCACCGAACCGGCCTTCGGTCTGCCCGCTACCTGGATTTCCGAAGACAAGAAGGAGCGGGCCCAGATCGCAGGTTACACGGTGGTTGACGGCACCACGGTCATCACCACTCACATCAGCGAAATCATTAAACGTCACGCTCATGAGCTGATCGGCCGCCAAGAGGTACAGAACTTGCTAAACAACTTCGGTAAGACCTATCCGAAGCTGGTGGAAGAGTTGACACCGAACATCCTCTCACTGGGAATGATCATGCGGGTACTGCAAAATCTCTTGCGCGAACAGGTGTCTATCCGGGATCTGCGAAGCATCCTCGAAACTCTGGCGGACTGGGGCCCGAGCACTTCCGATCCGGAACTTTTGACCGAACAGGTTCGACAGGCCCTGGCCCGCTCCATCAGCGGTCGCTATGCCGTCGACGACCAGCTGCTGCCCCTGCTGACCCTCGACCATACCCTTGAGGAAAAGATTCTGGATTCACTGCATCGTACCAAGGAAGGCAGCTATCTGGCCCTCGATCCGGCGACCGCCCAGGCTTTTCTGGAGAAACTGAGCGAGGCCATGCAGAAGATGGATGGCGGGACGAATCCGGTCCTGCTCTGCTCGCCAACAATTCGTCCTCATGTCAAACGGTTGACCGAACGGTACCTCTCCAATCTCGCCGTTCTGTCGCACAACGAAATCGCTCCGCACCTCAAGGTGCGGTCCATTGGAACGGTGAGTATCGATGCTCGTTAA
- the flhB gene encoding flagellar biosynthesis protein FlhB, whose amino-acid sequence MADTDQERTEQASEKRRQDYREKGQVAQSKEVQTAALLCATLLLWYFYAPLFWRRLSVWLAQMWRSAATAEVTSAAVVSLLIQTAMQIALLLAPLLLVVLLVGFFSSFLQIGWLFTTKPLQPDFSKMNPVTGAARFVSKRSLVELIKSLAKVLLVGTVAYRVVANDFDQALHLVDKDVIETVRTLGQISLTVLLKSCAILILLGLIDFLYVRWEMEQKMKMTKQEQKEEFKEVEGDPHIKSRIRSLQQQMARRRMMAEVPKADVVITNPTHYSVALLYDRSRMDAPQVVAKGADNVAMRIREIARENNVPLVENKPVARALYKVDLGKQVPEEWFKAVAEILAYVYGLRR is encoded by the coding sequence ATGGCCGACACCGATCAGGAACGCACAGAACAAGCGTCAGAAAAAAGACGCCAGGACTATCGCGAAAAGGGGCAGGTAGCTCAGAGCAAGGAGGTGCAAACGGCCGCCCTGCTTTGCGCAACCCTCCTGCTCTGGTATTTTTACGCCCCGCTGTTCTGGCGCCGGCTTTCCGTCTGGCTGGCGCAGATGTGGCGGTCTGCAGCCACAGCAGAGGTCACTTCGGCCGCCGTCGTCTCGCTGCTGATTCAGACGGCGATGCAAATCGCCCTGCTGCTGGCGCCGCTTCTGCTGGTGGTGTTGCTGGTCGGTTTTTTTTCCAGCTTTCTGCAGATCGGCTGGCTGTTCACCACAAAGCCTTTGCAGCCCGACTTCAGCAAAATGAATCCCGTCACCGGAGCCGCCCGTTTTGTATCAAAACGCTCTCTGGTGGAATTGATCAAATCCCTGGCCAAAGTGCTGCTGGTCGGAACTGTCGCCTACAGGGTGGTGGCCAATGATTTCGACCAGGCTCTGCATCTGGTTGACAAGGACGTCATCGAAACCGTCCGGACATTGGGCCAGATTTCTTTGACAGTGCTGCTCAAAAGCTGTGCCATCCTGATCCTGCTCGGTCTGATCGATTTCCTGTATGTTCGCTGGGAGATGGAACAGAAAATGAAAATGACCAAGCAGGAGCAGAAGGAAGAGTTCAAGGAGGTCGAAGGGGATCCCCACATCAAGTCGCGGATCCGCTCACTGCAGCAGCAGATGGCCCGGCGGCGGATGATGGCGGAAGTGCCCAAAGCGGATGTCGTCATCACCAACCCGACCCACTACTCGGTGGCCCTGCTATACGACCGCAGCCGCATGGATGCCCCCCAGGTGGTGGCCAAGGGCGCCGACAATGTCGCCATGCGGATCCGGGAGATCGCCCGGGAGAACAATGTGCCCCTAGTGGAAAACAAGCCGGTGGCCCGGGCCCTGTACAAGGTCGATCTCGGCAAGCAGGTGCCGGAGGAGTGGTTCAAGGCGGTGGCGGAGATACTGGCTTATGTATACGGCTTACGCCGTTGA
- the fliR gene encoding flagellar biosynthetic protein FliR: MQIPVLPLTTVESFLICAARTGALIGSIPIISGGQTPATLRAGLALILALITYPVAAPYIPDHSFTPVSLAILIGQEALLGVMIGIMARLIFTAVEFGGDIIGYQMGFAAANIYDPQNQHQLSLMSQFQNVFAILIFLALDVHHLFFRVMASSYRLLPPGQFDLSAGAVPFLMEMTGRMFSLAVRFSAPILVLLLLSGLVLGIMARIFPQLNVFLLSFPLNIGLALLVIGLTFHMVAGLLSREFAALPERLMHLLELVARGS; this comes from the coding sequence GTGCAGATCCCTGTCCTGCCCCTGACCACCGTCGAAAGCTTTCTGATCTGCGCCGCCCGCACGGGAGCACTGATCGGAAGCATTCCCATCATCAGCGGAGGGCAGACACCTGCCACCCTGCGGGCCGGGTTGGCCCTGATTCTGGCCCTGATCACCTATCCGGTGGCGGCCCCCTATATCCCGGACCACAGTTTCACCCCTGTCAGCCTTGCCATTCTGATCGGCCAGGAAGCTCTATTGGGGGTCATGATCGGGATCATGGCCCGCCTGATCTTTACCGCGGTGGAGTTCGGCGGCGACATTATCGGCTACCAGATGGGGTTCGCTGCCGCCAACATCTACGATCCGCAGAATCAGCATCAGCTGTCCCTGATGTCCCAGTTCCAGAACGTTTTCGCCATCCTGATCTTCCTGGCACTGGACGTCCACCATCTGTTTTTCCGGGTCATGGCGTCCTCCTACCGGCTGTTGCCGCCCGGTCAATTCGATCTTTCTGCAGGAGCGGTCCCTTTTCTCATGGAAATGACAGGCCGCATGTTCAGCCTGGCAGTGCGCTTCAGCGCTCCGATTCTCGTCCTCCTGCTGCTGTCGGGGCTGGTCCTCGGCATCATGGCGCGCATATTCCCCCAGCTGAACGTTTTCCTGCTGAGCTTCCCGCTGAACATCGGCTTGGCACTTCTGGTCATCGGTTTGACATTCCACATGGTGGCCGGGCTTCTGAGCCGGGAATTTGCCGCTTTGCCGGAGCGGCTGATGCATCTTTTGGAGCTTGTCGCCCGCGGCTCGTAG
- the fliQ gene encoding flagellar biosynthesis protein FliQ encodes MTPEYVCDIGRQAVETILLLSAPMLLAGLVVGLVISIFQAATQINEQTMTFIPKIVAVFVALLIFAPWMIKVMLSFTSQILQNIATVGS; translated from the coding sequence ATGACTCCGGAATATGTCTGCGATATCGGCCGTCAGGCGGTCGAAACCATTTTGCTGCTCTCGGCGCCAATGCTGCTGGCGGGTCTTGTGGTCGGTCTGGTGATCAGCATTTTTCAGGCAGCCACCCAGATCAACGAGCAGACAATGACTTTCATCCCGAAAATCGTGGCGGTGTTTGTCGCTCTGCTGATCTTCGCTCCCTGGATGATCAAGGTCATGCTGAGCTTTACCAGCCAGATCCTGCAGAATATCGCAACAGTCGGCAGCTGA
- the fliP gene encoding flagellar type III secretion system pore protein FliP (The bacterial flagellar biogenesis protein FliP forms a type III secretion system (T3SS)-type pore required for flagellar assembly.), which produces MKKLFAFSLLPILFPAMTWAEGLPTLTVGIGQTADPAQMSTALQILLVLTVLTMAPAILLMTTAFIRLVVVLSFVRQAMGTQQMPPNQIIIGLALFLTFFIMAPVFNQVNEQALQPYFKKEIGQEAALEKAVKPMREFMFSQTKEKELSLLMEIAGNEVPDNRDDVPTMTLIPAFMLSELKRAFQIGFMVYVPFLVIDMVVASVLMSMGMMMLPPVIISLPFKLLLFVLVDGWNLVVGSLVQSFY; this is translated from the coding sequence ATGAAAAAACTGTTCGCTTTTTCCCTGCTGCCGATCCTCTTTCCCGCCATGACCTGGGCGGAGGGGCTGCCGACCCTCACCGTGGGGATCGGCCAGACCGCCGACCCGGCCCAAATGTCGACCGCTCTGCAGATTCTGCTGGTGCTCACCGTCCTGACCATGGCCCCGGCGATCCTGCTGATGACCACCGCCTTCATACGCCTGGTGGTGGTGCTGTCCTTCGTCCGCCAGGCCATGGGTACCCAGCAGATGCCGCCCAACCAGATCATCATCGGACTGGCACTCTTTCTGACCTTTTTCATCATGGCCCCTGTCTTCAACCAGGTGAACGAGCAGGCTCTGCAGCCCTACTTCAAGAAGGAGATCGGGCAGGAAGCCGCCCTGGAAAAAGCGGTGAAGCCGATGCGTGAATTCATGTTCAGCCAGACCAAGGAAAAGGAGCTGAGCCTGCTGATGGAGATCGCCGGAAACGAAGTTCCGGACAATCGGGACGACGTACCGACCATGACCCTGATCCCGGCCTTCATGCTTTCGGAGCTGAAACGTGCCTTCCAGATCGGCTTCATGGTCTATGTGCCCTTTCTGGTCATCGACATGGTGGTGGCCTCGGTTCTGATGTCGATGGGCATGATGATGCTGCCCCCGGTCATCATCTCTCTGCCCTTCAAGCTGCTGCTGTTCGTGCTGGTGGACGGCTGGAACCTGGTGGTCGGCTCGCTGGTGCAGAGTTTTTATTAG
- a CDS encoding flagellar biosynthetic protein FliO, with protein MRIITALLLIPAIAQAAPSAEMASPGLLGSSLRLLAGLLLVVGFLLLLYALSRRGLAWLPKAKGSLIQVREMRPLGPKKSLCLVEVRGRELLLGIGADRIEMLKDLGEATRGEFEAQLQAGIRESRS; from the coding sequence ATGAGAATCATCACCGCCCTGCTCCTGATCCCGGCCATTGCCCAAGCCGCCCCCTCGGCGGAAATGGCCTCCCCCGGTCTGCTCGGAAGCAGCCTCCGCCTGCTGGCCGGCCTGCTGCTGGTGGTCGGCTTTCTGCTGCTGCTCTATGCACTCAGCCGACGGGGACTGGCCTGGCTGCCCAAGGCGAAAGGCAGTCTCATCCAGGTCCGCGAAATGCGCCCTCTGGGCCCCAAGAAAAGCCTGTGTCTGGTGGAAGTGCGGGGACGGGAACTGCTGCTCGGCATCGGCGCCGACCGCATCGAAATGCTCAAGGATCTGGGCGAAGCAACCCGGGGAGAATTCGAGGCGCAGCTGCAGGCCGGCATCAGGGAGTCCCGGTCATGA
- the fliN gene encoding flagellar motor switch protein FliN → MATTEDKPGTKNLETPEKSRELGFLLDVPLQVSVEIGRSRILIKDLLQMQEGSIIELDKLAGEPLDLYVNSRLIARGEAVLVKDKYGLRLTDVVSPSERIENLG, encoded by the coding sequence ATGGCAACCACAGAAGACAAACCCGGCACCAAAAATCTTGAAACCCCGGAAAAATCGAGGGAACTTGGATTTCTGCTGGATGTTCCCCTGCAGGTCTCCGTGGAGATCGGACGTTCACGCATCCTGATCAAGGACCTTCTGCAGATGCAGGAAGGCTCGATCATCGAACTGGACAAGCTGGCCGGAGAACCCCTTGATCTCTATGTCAATTCCCGGCTTATCGCCCGCGGCGAAGCCGTGCTGGTCAAGGACAAGTACGGTTTGCGTCTGACCGATGTGGTCAGCCCCTCTGAACGGATCGAAAATCTGGGATGA
- the fliM gene encoding flagellar motor switch protein FliM, with protein MERILSKEEIAELLSAVQDGDIDVDPVESGGPYGEKQVRQLDLLFAQSSRQCKFDNLDIIMDSFGRNYGISLTNCLQSSVTVKRTAIETYEFDNFLQRLGEREAIGLIRLDPLRWGGLFIMSGELAFFIMENLLGGKVEQKRPAPNRPLTTIERHVLKGVFDDACLDLEKAFLPLEKLNSLLVKIENNPRLVNIVPADTLVIVCRFKVTLRKLEGQLTLVLPLPSLEPLRDKMREQMAPMAKKSFSAWRETIGEEVVEMEAEVVAQLAEIALPVRDILNFQVGDIIDLGRDPSAPLTLLVEGRPKYLVQAGVTKGNKAVRVLKRAEEIKQAESKRK; from the coding sequence GTGGAACGCATTCTTTCCAAGGAAGAAATCGCAGAACTGCTTTCGGCCGTGCAGGATGGGGATATCGATGTCGACCCCGTAGAATCCGGCGGACCATACGGCGAAAAACAGGTGCGCCAGCTCGATCTGCTTTTTGCCCAGAGTTCGCGCCAGTGCAAGTTCGACAACCTGGATATCATCATGGACTCCTTTGGCCGCAACTACGGTATCTCTCTCACAAACTGCCTGCAAAGTTCGGTCACGGTCAAACGGACGGCTATCGAAACCTACGAGTTTGATAATTTTCTGCAGCGTCTGGGCGAGAGGGAGGCCATCGGACTGATCCGCCTCGATCCCCTGCGCTGGGGCGGACTGTTCATCATGAGCGGGGAATTGGCCTTTTTCATCATGGAAAACCTGCTCGGCGGCAAGGTCGAACAGAAACGTCCCGCACCCAACCGCCCCCTTACAACCATCGAGCGGCATGTGCTGAAGGGTGTTTTCGACGATGCCTGCCTCGATCTGGAAAAGGCCTTTCTGCCTCTGGAAAAGTTGAACAGTCTCCTGGTCAAGATCGAGAACAATCCCCGCCTGGTCAACATCGTGCCCGCCGACACTTTGGTGATCGTCTGCCGCTTCAAGGTGACTCTGCGCAAACTCGAAGGCCAACTCACCCTTGTGCTGCCGCTGCCTTCGCTGGAACCGTTGCGGGACAAAATGCGCGAACAGATGGCACCCATGGCGAAAAAAAGCTTCAGTGCATGGAGGGAGACGATAGGAGAGGAAGTCGTCGAAATGGAAGCCGAAGTGGTCGCCCAGCTGGCCGAGATCGCCCTGCCGGTCAGGGATATCCTGAATTTCCAGGTGGGGGACATTATCGACCTGGGGCGGGACCCGAGCGCTCCTCTGACTCTGCTCGTCGAAGGGCGTCCCAAGTATCTGGTCCAGGCGGGGGTCACCAAGGGCAACAAGGCGGTCCGGGTGTTGAAACGGGCCGAAGAGATAAAGCAAGCCGAATCGAAAAGGAAATGA
- a CDS encoding flagellar basal body-associated FliL family protein, producing the protein MAEKENASEQGSSTKKSPLFLIIAGALAVLLIGGGITAFLLLKGEEPSTAAGSPGTEASVSPRSSDLVGPMVDIEPFIVNILDPDGTRYLKAAITLEVQDETKSEAVKQRMPQVRDAILLLMGNKTFNELSDLQGKLQLRSELLDRLNEILGKDSVQKIYFTDFVVQ; encoded by the coding sequence ATGGCTGAAAAAGAAAACGCATCCGAACAGGGATCTTCCACAAAAAAGTCCCCACTATTCCTGATCATTGCAGGGGCTCTTGCAGTCCTGTTGATTGGCGGAGGCATAACGGCCTTTCTGCTGCTGAAGGGTGAAGAGCCGTCGACGGCTGCAGGAAGTCCAGGCACCGAAGCCTCGGTCTCGCCCCGATCATCCGATCTTGTCGGACCGATGGTCGATATCGAACCCTTCATCGTCAATATCCTTGATCCGGACGGAACCCGCTACCTGAAGGCCGCCATCACCCTCGAGGTTCAGGACGAAACGAAGAGTGAAGCGGTGAAACAGAGGATGCCGCAGGTACGGGATGCCATTTTGCTGCTGATGGGCAACAAGACCTTCAACGAACTGTCCGACCTTCAGGGAAAACTGCAGCTTCGCAGCGAACTGCTGGACCGTCTCAACGAGATCCTGGGAAAGGACAGTGTACAAAAAATCTACTTTACCGATTTCGTCGTTCAGTAG
- a CDS encoding flagellar motor protein MotB, whose protein sequence is MPPKKKKSGGEGGAPAWMVTYADMVTLLLTFFVLLLSMANMDISKVRDALGSLRGAFGIFGTSARTEIDKPKIVSFTPVDDDYVQRLYNKINVIMSRMKIDEDIKLVKDRGAVILQVKDSILFDPGSRQLKSTAYPVLRKIAGLVRPLPLALRIEGHTDNLSSGDPAMTNWDLSIQRAVAVLKFLVDEKLIPLERLAAVGYGDQHPVAPNNTEEGRTLNRRVEFVLESLNHYRDDLPYLIDARDQMPF, encoded by the coding sequence ATGCCCCCAAAGAAAAAGAAATCCGGAGGTGAAGGCGGTGCTCCGGCCTGGATGGTGACCTACGCCGACATGGTCACCCTGCTGCTGACCTTTTTTGTTCTGTTGCTGTCCATGGCCAACATGGACATCAGCAAGGTTCGGGATGCCCTGGGTTCGCTGAGAGGAGCTTTCGGCATCTTCGGCACCTCTGCCCGGACCGAGATCGATAAGCCGAAGATCGTCAGTTTTACCCCGGTCGACGATGACTACGTGCAACGGCTTTACAACAAGATAAACGTCATCATGAGCCGGATGAAGATCGATGAGGACATCAAACTGGTCAAGGACCGCGGAGCGGTCATCCTGCAGGTCAAGGATTCCATTCTCTTCGATCCGGGGTCCCGCCAGCTGAAATCGACCGCCTACCCGGTTTTGCGCAAGATCGCCGGCCTGGTACGCCCCCTGCCACTGGCTCTGCGCATTGAAGGGCATACAGACAATTTGTCCTCTGGCGACCCCGCCATGACCAATTGGGATCTTTCGATCCAGCGGGCGGTCGCCGTTTTGAAATTTCTGGTCGATGAAAAGCTGATCCCTCTGGAACGTTTGGCGGCGGTCGGTTACGGCGATCAGCATCCGGTCGCTCCCAACAACACCGAGGAAGGTCGGACGCTGAACCGCAGGGTCGAGTTCGTGCTCGAAAGTCTCAACCATTACCGGGACGATCTTCCCTACCTGATCGACGCGCGCGATCAGATGCCCTTTTGA
- a CDS encoding MotA/TolQ/ExbB proton channel family protein yields the protein MDLSTILGIAAAFGLMIIAIAQGGGIFLFVDIPSIIIVFGGTVGATLVHYPFGEVFGTASIVKKAFLYKKTSSTERIEQLIRFAGKARKEGILSLQTVVGEVSDPFFLKGLQMAVDGQEPEKLKEMLDREIEYIQDRHEKGADILVAMGTYAPAMGMIGTLIGLVQMLQTMNDPSSIGPAMAVALLTTFYGAVVANVICLPMAGKLKNRSAGEILDKTLVAEGMKSILEGENPRIIEQKLHAFVAPKDRQSNFGTKKKG from the coding sequence ATGGATCTCTCGACCATTCTCGGGATTGCCGCCGCCTTCGGCCTGATGATAATTGCCATCGCCCAGGGGGGCGGAATCTTTCTCTTCGTCGACATCCCCTCCATAATCATCGTCTTCGGCGGTACTGTGGGGGCGACACTGGTTCATTATCCCTTCGGAGAAGTCTTCGGTACCGCTTCCATCGTCAAAAAAGCTTTTCTTTACAAAAAAACCTCCTCGACCGAGCGCATCGAGCAGTTGATCCGATTTGCCGGGAAGGCACGCAAGGAAGGGATTCTCTCCCTGCAGACGGTGGTGGGCGAGGTCAGTGACCCGTTTTTCCTGAAAGGGCTGCAGATGGCGGTGGATGGGCAGGAGCCCGAAAAGCTCAAGGAAATGCTCGACCGGGAAATCGAGTACATCCAGGACCGCCATGAAAAAGGCGCCGATATCCTTGTGGCCATGGGCACCTATGCACCGGCCATGGGCATGATCGGCACCCTTATCGGCCTGGTACAGATGCTCCAGACCATGAACGATCCTTCCAGCATCGGCCCGGCCATGGCCGTCGCGCTGCTGACGACCTTCTATGGAGCGGTCGTTGCCAACGTCATCTGTCTGCCCATGGCCGGCAAACTGAAAAACCGGTCGGCGGGAGAGATCCTGGACAAAACACTGGTAGCCGAGGGGATGAAGTCGATTCTGGAAGGCGAGAATCCCCGCATCATAGAGCAGAAGCTGCACGCCTTCGTGGCGCCCAAGGATCGCCAATCAAACTTCGGAACCAAAAAGAAGGGATAG
- a CDS encoding YbhB/YbcL family Raf kinase inhibitor-like protein, with the protein MALELKSPAFEKGGDIPARYTCQGDNISPPLEWSGVPRETKSLVLIVDDPDAPDPDAPKMTWVHWVLYNLPPDSEGLPEAVDKLPSGTGEGLNDWKKTGYGGPCPPIGNHRYIHKLYALDKVLDPLERPTKSDIEAAMSGHILDQAELMGTYQKH; encoded by the coding sequence ATGGCTTTGGAACTCAAATCTCCTGCCTTTGAGAAGGGTGGCGATATCCCGGCGCGATACACCTGCCAGGGGGACAATATTTCGCCTCCCCTTGAATGGTCGGGTGTGCCGAGGGAGACCAAGAGTCTGGTTCTGATAGTGGATGATCCCGATGCGCCCGATCCGGATGCGCCGAAAATGACCTGGGTTCACTGGGTCCTCTACAATCTGCCGCCGGACAGCGAGGGACTTCCCGAAGCTGTCGACAAGTTGCCGTCAGGCACCGGCGAAGGGCTGAACGACTGGAAAAAAACCGGTTATGGCGGACCTTGCCCGCCCATCGGCAATCACCGCTATATTCACAAGCTCTATGCCCTGGACAAGGTATTGGACCCTCTGGAGCGGCCGACCAAGTCAGACATAGAGGCGGCCATGTCGGGTCATATTTTGGACCAGGCCGAGTTGATGGGCACCTACCAAAAACACTGA
- a CDS encoding BON domain-containing protein — translation MKWMNIVSRLLLGTFLLSSLIACAGGPESRSTGAYLDDASITTKVKTALITAEEVAARNVQVDTYKGVVQLSGFVKTAQDKQRAEEIASEVGGVIRVQNDLLIR, via the coding sequence ATGAAATGGATGAACATTGTGAGCCGACTTCTCCTGGGGACATTTCTGTTATCTTCATTGATCGCTTGTGCGGGAGGCCCGGAGAGCCGCAGTACGGGGGCCTACCTTGACGATGCCTCCATTACGACAAAAGTTAAGACCGCTCTGATCACCGCTGAAGAGGTTGCCGCAAGAAACGTTCAGGTCGATACCTATAAGGGCGTTGTGCAGTTGAGCGGGTTTGTCAAAACCGCGCAGGACAAGCAACGGGCCGAGGAAATAGCGAGCGAGGTCGGCGGCGTCATTCGGGTACAGAACGATCTGCTGATTCGATAG